In Aureibaculum algae, the following are encoded in one genomic region:
- the fabG gene encoding 3-oxoacyl-ACP reductase FabG, whose protein sequence is MKCALVTGGSRGIGKAICKKLAEDSDYHILINYNSNKEAALDTLKQVEELGNTGEIIQFDVANADAVKNALDTWIDANEGSIIEVLVNNAGITKDGLFMWMPAEDWHSVINTSLNGFYNVTNHLIQKMLSNRYGRIINMVSVSGVKGTPGQTNYSAAKGAIVAATKALAQEVAKRKITVNAVAPGFINSDMTAELDEKELKRMIPVNRFGEAEEVADLVSFLASKKSSYITGEVININGGIYS, encoded by the coding sequence ATGAAGTGTGCATTAGTAACTGGAGGTTCTAGAGGAATCGGAAAAGCAATTTGTAAAAAGTTGGCAGAAGATTCTGATTACCATATCTTAATCAATTACAATTCAAATAAAGAAGCGGCTTTAGATACCTTAAAACAGGTTGAAGAGTTGGGTAATACTGGTGAAATTATTCAGTTTGATGTAGCCAATGCGGATGCTGTAAAAAATGCTCTGGATACTTGGATTGATGCAAACGAAGGTTCAATTATTGAGGTGTTAGTAAACAACGCAGGAATTACCAAAGACGGTTTGTTCATGTGGATGCCTGCTGAAGATTGGCACAGTGTTATCAATACAAGTTTAAATGGTTTTTATAATGTTACCAATCATTTAATTCAAAAAATGTTAAGTAATCGCTACGGTAGAATTATTAATATGGTTTCTGTTTCGGGTGTGAAAGGTACACCAGGACAAACCAATTATTCTGCAGCCAAAGGAGCAATTGTAGCCGCTACAAAAGCTTTAGCTCAAGAAGTAGCTAAACGAAAAATAACAGTTAACGCGGTAGCTCCTGGGTTTATTAATTCAGATATGACTGCCGAGTTAGATGAAAAAGAATTGAAAAGAATGATTCCTGTAAACAGATTCGGTGAGGCCGAAGAAGTAGCTGATTTGGTTTCGTTTTTAGCTTCCAAAAAATCTTCTTATATTACTGGTGAGGTAATTAATATAAATGGTGGAATTTATTCATAA
- a CDS encoding WG repeat-containing protein, which produces MKKILFILVVALISQCVIAQKAALVVQKKKVGFIKPDGSWIIEPTLKDAGNFADGLAPFKEGKEWGYINGEGEVVIKPTYAKVKSFNSGLAIVLLNKEWMYINKKGEKVEMPESKELYSFEDGVAYIKQNDLVGLINPEGEIILEPTYDKIYAFKNGHAKVKKGESYGLINTMGKIVLPAEYEGLGIWSEGNLTAKKDGVSGMIVDSKFIKVEGALKIWDFRDGEELTYANDALKLVGFINRKGEWVIKPNYKKVRGFYNGLAPVMTVDKWGYINTKGEMVIPETFRDAEIFSADGLAPVKMDKLWGFIDTSGKLVVDYEYEISNRGLLAVGLIFGKGNEKGFYNGLARVSKKKKWGFIDTKGNVLNNTWFDRVESFTDINK; this is translated from the coding sequence ATGAAAAAAATACTATTTATTTTAGTGGTAGCTCTTATTAGTCAATGCGTTATTGCTCAAAAAGCTGCTTTAGTTGTTCAAAAAAAGAAAGTTGGATTTATTAAACCAGATGGTTCTTGGATAATTGAACCTACCCTTAAAGACGCTGGTAATTTTGCAGATGGGTTAGCCCCTTTTAAAGAAGGTAAAGAATGGGGGTATATTAATGGAGAAGGAGAGGTAGTCATAAAACCAACGTATGCTAAAGTTAAGAGCTTTAATAGTGGTTTAGCTATTGTGTTGTTGAACAAGGAATGGATGTATATCAATAAGAAAGGTGAAAAAGTGGAAATGCCCGAATCTAAAGAACTTTATAGCTTTGAAGACGGAGTAGCATACATTAAACAAAATGATCTTGTTGGTTTGATTAATCCAGAAGGAGAAATTATTTTAGAGCCTACCTATGATAAAATTTATGCCTTTAAAAATGGGCATGCCAAAGTAAAAAAAGGCGAATCATATGGCTTAATAAATACGATGGGTAAAATTGTTTTACCTGCAGAATATGAAGGTTTAGGAATTTGGTCTGAAGGAAATCTGACCGCTAAGAAAGATGGTGTAAGTGGAATGATCGTTGATAGTAAATTTATTAAAGTTGAAGGTGCGTTAAAAATTTGGGACTTTCGTGATGGTGAAGAATTAACGTATGCCAATGATGCCTTAAAATTAGTTGGTTTTATTAATAGAAAAGGAGAATGGGTAATCAAACCTAACTATAAAAAAGTAAGAGGGTTTTATAATGGTTTAGCTCCCGTAATGACGGTAGACAAATGGGGGTATATTAATACGAAAGGAGAAATGGTAATTCCTGAAACATTTAGAGATGCTGAGATATTTAGTGCAGACGGTTTGGCACCTGTAAAAATGGATAAGTTATGGGGGTTTATTGATACCTCTGGAAAACTAGTTGTTGATTATGAATATGAAATTTCTAACCGTGGATTACTTGCTGTAGGACTTATCTTTGGAAAAGGCAATGAAAAAGGTTTTTATAACGGTTTAGCAAGAGTTAGTAAGAAAAAGAAATGGGGTTTTATCGATACTAAGGGTAATGTATTAAATAATACTTGGTTTGATAGAGTTGAATCATTTACAGATATAAATAAATAG
- a CDS encoding NAD(P)/FAD-dependent oxidoreductase translates to MNTENVDVLIIGAGPSGCVSAAYLHKKGLSVLVVEKSKFPRFVIGESLLPKSMEHFKEVGLFDCLDAMNFEKKRGARFIRGEEVCLFDFSKKYTEGWDWTWQAPRADFDKALADEIVRKGVPIAFEWAVTDIEFDGTNSKTTIKNESGEEKIINAKHVIDSSGYGRVLPRLLDLDKPSTLPKHSSIFTHVIDTNRPEGTEGTLITFDIVKPQVWLWVIPFSNGKTSLGIVGPTEFIESYKGNTSEMFSEMLKLSTHYYDRFKDVDFEFDPICIKNYSKSVTQLYGDGYVLTGNSSEFLDPVFSSGVAFATESSLLAAKLVERQLKGESVDWENEYTNYIKKGVNVFSTYVKEWYTENLQTLFFHRPENPDVKEKICAVLAGYVWDETNPFVKKHDRAVSSMAHLIDMEKNLP, encoded by the coding sequence ATGAATACAGAAAATGTAGATGTTTTAATTATTGGAGCAGGTCCTTCCGGATGTGTTTCTGCTGCCTATTTACATAAAAAAGGATTATCAGTTCTAGTGGTTGAAAAATCTAAATTCCCAAGATTTGTAATAGGTGAAAGTTTATTACCAAAGTCAATGGAACACTTTAAAGAAGTTGGTCTTTTTGACTGTTTAGATGCCATGAATTTTGAAAAAAAACGAGGTGCACGTTTTATACGTGGAGAAGAAGTTTGTCTTTTTGATTTTAGTAAAAAATATACTGAGGGTTGGGACTGGACTTGGCAAGCACCTAGAGCAGATTTTGACAAAGCCTTGGCGGATGAAATTGTAAGAAAAGGTGTGCCTATTGCTTTTGAATGGGCCGTTACTGATATTGAGTTTGATGGTACCAACTCAAAAACTACCATTAAAAACGAGAGCGGAGAAGAAAAAATAATCAATGCCAAACATGTTATAGATTCTAGCGGATATGGTAGAGTTTTACCAAGATTGTTAGATTTAGACAAACCCTCTACCCTACCAAAACATTCCTCTATTTTCACGCACGTAATTGATACGAATAGACCCGAAGGAACTGAAGGTACGCTCATTACTTTTGATATTGTAAAGCCACAGGTTTGGCTATGGGTTATCCCTTTTTCAAATGGAAAAACAAGTTTAGGTATTGTAGGCCCCACAGAATTTATTGAATCTTATAAAGGAAATACTTCAGAAATGTTTTCTGAAATGCTTAAACTATCTACACATTATTATGATAGATTTAAGGATGTAGATTTTGAATTTGATCCTATCTGTATTAAAAACTATTCAAAATCAGTTACCCAATTGTATGGTGATGGTTATGTGTTAACAGGAAATAGTTCTGAATTTTTAGATCCTGTTTTCTCGTCTGGTGTGGCGTTTGCTACAGAGTCTTCTTTATTGGCTGCTAAATTAGTAGAGCGACAATTAAAAGGCGAAAGTGTAGATTGGGAAAATGAATATACCAATTATATTAAAAAAGGTGTAAATGTATTTTCTACGTATGTGAAAGAATGGTACACAGAAAATTTACAAACATTATTTTTTCACAGGCCTGAAAATCCCGACGTTAAAGAAAAAATTTGTGCTGTTTTAGCAGGTTATGTCTGGGATGAAACGAATCCTTTTGTAAAAAAACACGATAGAGCCGTAAGCTCTATGGCCCATTTAATTGATATGGAAAAAAACCTCCCTTAA
- a CDS encoding HAL/PAL/TAL family ammonia-lyase, whose translation MLNIKGELDLKDFYEVIFNKSKIELDKTLLTRVEKSFDFLKEFSENKVIYGVNTGFGPMAQYKIKDEDRIQLQYNLIRSHASGVGNPIPEMYVKAAMLARLNTLSLGNSGVHPSVVKLMKEFINRDITPLIYEHGGVGASGDLVQLAHLALVLIGEGEVFYKGDRVPTAEVFKIEGLKPITVELREGLGLINGTSVMTGIGIVNVIYTKRLLNWVLKCSSAINEVVEAYSDHLSEELNSTKKHKGQQEVAKRMREHLKDSSLIRNREEYLYNANENSTVFKEKVQEYYSLRCVPQILGPVLDTLRSVQKVLIEEVNSANDNPIVDVNKQQVYHGGNFHGDYVSLEMDKLKIVTTKMTMLAERQLNYLLNSKLNDILPPFVNLGQLGLNFGMQGVQFTATSTTAESQTLSNPMYVHSIPNNNDNQDIVSMGTNAALMTKKVIENGFEVVAIEMITIIQAIEYLEFQDKVSSTTKTLFDAVRNLVPAFKDDIVMYPYVGAVKKYLMETKSN comes from the coding sequence ATGCTTAACATTAAAGGAGAATTAGATTTAAAAGATTTTTACGAAGTAATTTTTAATAAAAGTAAAATTGAACTTGATAAGACCTTACTAACAAGGGTAGAAAAGAGTTTTGATTTCTTAAAAGAGTTCTCCGAAAACAAAGTGATTTATGGTGTAAATACCGGATTTGGGCCCATGGCTCAATACAAAATCAAAGATGAAGATAGAATTCAACTTCAATATAACTTAATTAGAAGTCATGCCTCTGGTGTTGGTAATCCAATCCCTGAAATGTATGTAAAAGCAGCAATGTTAGCTAGATTAAATACCTTAAGTTTAGGAAATTCTGGTGTACACCCATCGGTTGTTAAATTGATGAAAGAATTTATAAATAGAGATATTACACCTTTAATTTATGAGCATGGTGGTGTAGGAGCGAGTGGTGATTTAGTACAATTGGCACATTTAGCTTTGGTATTGATAGGTGAAGGAGAAGTTTTTTATAAAGGAGATCGTGTACCAACGGCTGAAGTTTTTAAAATTGAAGGGTTAAAACCAATTACTGTTGAACTACGTGAAGGGTTAGGGTTAATTAACGGTACTTCAGTAATGACAGGTATTGGTATTGTAAATGTAATTTATACCAAACGATTATTAAACTGGGTGTTAAAATGTTCATCTGCCATTAATGAAGTGGTAGAGGCGTATAGTGATCATTTATCAGAAGAGTTAAACAGCACTAAAAAACATAAAGGGCAGCAAGAAGTTGCCAAAAGAATGCGAGAGCATTTAAAAGACAGCTCATTAATAAGAAATAGAGAAGAATATTTATACAATGCTAATGAAAATAGCACTGTCTTTAAAGAGAAGGTGCAAGAGTATTATTCGTTACGTTGTGTACCGCAAATATTAGGTCCTGTTTTAGACACTTTAAGAAGTGTACAAAAAGTATTAATTGAAGAGGTTAATTCAGCTAATGATAATCCTATAGTTGATGTTAATAAACAACAAGTATATCATGGTGGCAATTTCCATGGTGATTATGTTTCTCTAGAAATGGACAAATTAAAAATTGTTACCACAAAAATGACCATGTTGGCAGAACGTCAATTGAATTATTTATTAAATTCTAAATTGAACGATATTCTACCTCCATTTGTTAATTTAGGACAATTGGGATTAAATTTCGGAATGCAAGGTGTGCAATTCACAGCAACTTCTACAACAGCAGAAAGCCAAACCTTGTCTAATCCGATGTACGTGCATAGTATTCCAAATAACAACGACAATCAAGATATTGTCAGTATGGGTACTAATGCAGCATTAATGACTAAAAAAGTAATTGAAAATGGGTTTGAAGTAGTTGCAATTGAAATGATTACAATTATACAAGCTATTGAATATTTAGAATTTCAAGATAAAGTTTCATCGACTACCAAAACGTTATTTGATGCCGTTAGAAATCTTGTACCTGCATTTAAAGATGATATAGTAATGTATCCATATGTTGGTGCAGTCAAAAAATACTTGATGGAAACAAAGAGTAACTAA